A part of Streptomyces sp. NBC_01497 genomic DNA contains:
- a CDS encoding TVP38/TMEM64 family protein, producing the protein MLHTLPPPARDPLRSRILRRLLSPWCRFALLVAVLGAAAALVVVYQPQRLLSDGWPVHSAGSVTAVLFALAYGLSAAAFAPRPLLNAAAGALLGTVAGLTAAIAGTVFAAAIAFGLGRVLGQGALRPLVRGRWLTAADGLMSRYGFRSMLAIRLFPGVPFAAANYGAAVSRMTWPSFLVATGLGSIPNTAAYVVAGSTAASPTSPAFLVATGFIVASGVAAGVVGWRKRHHLGAAARAHGADGHRGSDDS; encoded by the coding sequence GTGCTCCACACCCTCCCTCCGCCCGCGCGGGACCCCCTCCGCTCGCGGATCCTGCGCCGGTTGCTCTCCCCGTGGTGCCGGTTCGCCCTGCTGGTCGCCGTGCTCGGCGCGGCGGCGGCCCTCGTCGTCGTCTACCAGCCGCAGCGGCTGCTGTCGGACGGCTGGCCGGTCCACTCGGCCGGGTCCGTCACGGCCGTGCTGTTCGCGCTGGCGTACGGGCTGTCCGCGGCGGCCTTCGCACCCCGGCCGCTGCTCAACGCGGCGGCGGGGGCCCTGCTCGGAACGGTGGCCGGGCTCACGGCGGCGATCGCGGGAACGGTGTTCGCGGCGGCGATCGCCTTCGGCCTCGGACGGGTGCTGGGGCAGGGCGCGTTGCGTCCGCTCGTACGGGGTCGGTGGCTGACGGCGGCCGACGGGCTGATGAGCCGTTACGGCTTCCGCTCGATGCTGGCGATCCGGCTCTTCCCGGGAGTGCCGTTCGCGGCGGCCAACTACGGGGCGGCGGTCTCCCGGATGACCTGGCCGTCGTTCCTCGTGGCGACCGGGCTCGGCTCGATCCCCAACACGGCGGCGTACGTGGTGGCGGGCTCGACGGCCGCGTCGCCGACATCCCCCGCGTTCCTGGTCGCGACGGGCTTCATCGTGGCGTCGGGGGTGGCGGCGGGTGTGGTCGGCTGGCGCAAACGCCACCACCTGGGCGCGGCGGCCCGAGCGCACGGCGCCGACGGCCACCGGGGGTCCGACGACTCCTGA